In Lentibacillus amyloliquefaciens, one DNA window encodes the following:
- a CDS encoding YppG family protein, whose product MFHPGRPQPPMPPRPHMRSPRQPVHISNQPSQGQKLINQFRDPEGNLDIDKITATAQQIGELYGQVSPLITKFMKR is encoded by the coding sequence ATGTTTCATCCCGGAAGACCGCAGCCGCCAATGCCGCCGCGCCCTCATATGCGATCACCCCGGCAGCCAGTGCACATTTCGAACCAGCCATCTCAAGGGCAAAAACTGATCAATCAATTTCGCGATCCGGAGGGAAATTTAGATATAGATAAAATTACTGCAACTGCTCAGCAAATCGGTGAATTATACGGCCAGGTCAGCCCGCTTATAACGAAATTTATGAAAAGATAA
- a CDS encoding metal-dependent hydrolase family protein, whose protein sequence is MVKKLIKNGLLIDGNGGEPQKDSIVVTEDARIVYTGSEQGYTASGDETIVDAQGGTILPGLIDSHVHMMMEYAPIAEKLTTPFSYMYYQAAQYLETTLQAGITTVRDALGADRGVKKAIEDGLIQGPRMQLSINALTTTGGHGDGYQVSGDVMDLLPSGYRGMPDGRCDGAGEVRKKTREMLRAGAEVIKVHATGGVLSPTDHPEFTQFSPEELKVIVEEGRFRKGTKVMAHAQGAEGIKNAVQAGVHSIEHGIFLDDEAIELMLENGTYLVPTLLAPVAVLETADEKGMPTSAVQKSKEVIEQHNASIAKAHQAGVKIAMGTDAGVMKHGTNLRELGLMVDVGMSPMETIVATTKTAAECLGWDDKVGTLEEGKQADVVIVKGNPLDDINSLADNDTIQLVMKDGDVAKNTLEK, encoded by the coding sequence ATGGTAAAAAAATTAATCAAAAATGGTTTATTAATTGATGGAAACGGTGGTGAGCCTCAGAAAGATTCGATTGTTGTAACAGAGGATGCCCGGATTGTATATACCGGTTCTGAACAGGGCTATACTGCCAGTGGCGATGAAACGATTGTTGATGCACAAGGCGGGACCATTCTTCCCGGATTAATCGATTCTCATGTGCATATGATGATGGAATACGCACCGATTGCTGAAAAATTGACGACACCATTTTCCTATATGTATTATCAGGCGGCGCAGTATTTAGAAACGACGCTGCAAGCAGGTATTACAACTGTTCGGGATGCGCTTGGTGCTGACCGCGGGGTGAAAAAGGCGATTGAAGATGGCTTGATTCAAGGCCCTCGTATGCAATTAAGCATTAACGCTTTAACGACAACCGGCGGGCATGGTGATGGCTACCAGGTTTCCGGTGATGTGATGGATCTTTTGCCATCCGGGTATCGTGGCATGCCTGATGGGAGATGTGACGGTGCCGGAGAAGTACGCAAAAAGACACGTGAAATGCTTCGTGCCGGTGCAGAAGTGATTAAAGTGCATGCAACAGGCGGTGTCTTAAGTCCAACAGATCACCCTGAATTCACTCAATTTTCCCCGGAAGAGCTTAAGGTCATTGTTGAAGAAGGACGTTTCAGAAAAGGAACCAAAGTCATGGCGCATGCTCAAGGTGCCGAGGGCATAAAAAATGCGGTTCAAGCAGGGGTTCATTCGATTGAACACGGTATATTTCTGGATGACGAAGCGATTGAACTGATGCTTGAAAACGGTACTTACCTTGTCCCGACATTGCTTGCGCCGGTTGCGGTACTTGAAACAGCTGACGAAAAAGGTATGCCGACCAGTGCTGTTCAAAAATCAAAAGAAGTCATTGAACAGCACAATGCAAGTATTGCAAAAGCTCATCAAGCCGGCGTCAAAATCGCCATGGGAACGGATGCCGGTGTCATGAAACATGGTACCAATCTAAGAGAACTCGGTTTAATGGTAGATGTCGGCATGAGTCCAATGGAAACAATTGTAGCAACAACAAAAACAGCTGCTGAATGTCTGGGCTGGGATGATAAAGTCGGCACACTGGAAGAAGGTAAACAAGCAGACGTTGTTATTGTGAAAGGCAACCCGCTTGATGATATTAATTCACTTGCTGATAATGACACGATTCAGCTGGTCATGAAAGATGGCGATGTTGCAAAAAATACGTTAGAAAAATGA
- a CDS encoding TetR/AcrR family transcriptional regulator translates to MMGQRREEMLDAAVQLFQENGFHATSVEDIARASGISKGGFYKHFDSKETMILELLQRYYNEMFREADRFSEDLKESPLLVLKKKITIELEKSIDYRYFFHAIVTDFSPNDTGPVPKSLDHIQHKLHEWRKYALLEAFGSKSKNYLSDLAVVMEGIIHSYLMKIIWQGTDLPLDMLGDFIAECLQAIVANDENIFPVLPGSLSGDSRASIQEDLKLQLDAIRTELDREPETFSSFEKDIQTFDLLIEELGQEKVREFLVDALLAQLYRRPNLKEKLTSILTTWEVWKGDLT, encoded by the coding sequence ATGATGGGGCAGCGAAGAGAAGAAATGTTGGATGCGGCTGTCCAATTGTTTCAGGAAAACGGCTTTCACGCAACGTCTGTAGAGGATATCGCGCGTGCATCCGGAATTTCCAAGGGCGGTTTTTATAAACATTTTGATTCTAAAGAAACCATGATTCTGGAATTATTACAGCGCTATTATAATGAAATGTTTCGGGAAGCAGATCGCTTTTCGGAAGATTTAAAAGAATCGCCTTTACTGGTGCTTAAAAAGAAAATTACTATTGAACTGGAAAAATCAATCGACTATCGATACTTTTTTCATGCCATTGTGACCGATTTTTCTCCTAATGACACAGGACCTGTTCCAAAATCACTGGACCACATACAGCATAAGCTTCATGAATGGCGTAAGTATGCATTACTGGAAGCGTTCGGGTCAAAGTCTAAAAACTATTTAAGTGATTTGGCAGTCGTTATGGAAGGTATCATCCACAGCTATTTGATGAAGATCATCTGGCAGGGAACGGATTTGCCTTTGGATATGCTGGGAGATTTTATTGCAGAATGTCTTCAGGCGATTGTGGCAAACGATGAAAATATTTTTCCGGTATTGCCGGGCAGTCTAAGCGGTGATAGCCGTGCTTCGATTCAGGAGGACTTGAAGCTTCAATTGGATGCGATTCGCACTGAATTAGACAGGGAACCAGAAACATTTTCATCCTTCGAAAAAGATATACAAACTTTTGATTTATTGATTGAAGAACTCGGACAGGAAAAGGTGCGGGAATTTCTGGTCGATGCGTTACTCGCTCAGCTTTACCGCCGTCCGAATCTAAAAGAAAAACTAACATCTATTTTAACAACATGGGAAGTATGGAAAGGGGATTTAACATGA
- a CDS encoding YjcZ family sporulation protein, with translation MSDYAGGAGYGGGFALIVVLFILLIIVGVAYVGY, from the coding sequence ATGAGTGACTATGCAGGCGGAGCAGGATACGGCGGTGGCTTTGCCTTAATCGTCGTTCTATTCATCCTGTTGATTATAGTAGGCGTTGCTTACGTTGGATATTAA
- a CDS encoding YjcZ family sporulation protein: protein MGSGSNHGYGHGGGYGGQVAGAGYGGPGFGGAGFGYGGYGGGCGHGGGRGFALIVVLFILLIIVGATWC from the coding sequence ATGGGTTCTGGATCTAATCATGGATACGGACACGGTGGTGGCTACGGCGGCCAGGTAGCCGGAGCCGGCTATGGCGGACCTGGATTCGGCGGTGCCGGATTCGGTTATGGCGGCTATGGTGGCGGTTGCGGCCATGGCGGCGGCCGTGGTTTTGCGCTAATCGTTGTATTGTTTATCCTGCTGATTATCGTTGGTGCAACGTGGTGCTAA
- a CDS encoding MDR family MFS transporter — MSDTATSWNLPPKQKALMIAALLTGAFMGIINETLLATALPTIQEAFGITQGEVQWMTTAFLMTNGIMIPVSAFLIDRFTTRGLFLTAIALFGAGTVIAAIAPVYPILLLGRVVQASGSGIMLPLLMTVLLAVISVERRGTAMGMIGIVIAFGPAIGPTLSGFLLEYFSWRSLFLTVLPIVAVTITIAALFLRNVTDLRKPKIDVLSIILSSVGFGSFLYGFSIASESGWTSPVVIISIIIGILVIGLFIWRQIVLETPMLEFRVFKFRIFTLAIVITMTVLISMIGAETLLPLFMQNVLQFTPLQSGLMLLPGAIVIGIMSPITGRLFDKFGAKWLALIGLSVVTVTTFMFTRLSLETSFMYLTIIYAIRMFGLSFALMPVMTSALNQLPPKWYAHGSAMANTLQQISASIGTAILVTLVAMGTNSFAPESDTSPELTGRLAQVVGFEWAFMGSTILAFFAFILALFLKPPKQEKEIVRQIHNQDAS, encoded by the coding sequence ATGAGTGATACAGCAACTTCCTGGAATTTGCCCCCGAAACAAAAAGCGTTGATGATCGCTGCATTGCTGACTGGGGCATTTATGGGCATAATAAATGAAACATTACTGGCTACCGCATTGCCAACGATTCAAGAAGCGTTTGGCATAACGCAGGGAGAAGTTCAATGGATGACCACAGCATTTTTAATGACAAATGGGATTATGATACCCGTCTCTGCTTTTCTGATTGACCGTTTTACAACACGAGGCTTATTTTTAACCGCTATTGCGTTGTTTGGTGCAGGGACTGTCATTGCAGCCATCGCTCCGGTTTATCCTATCCTTCTATTGGGGCGGGTCGTCCAAGCTTCGGGATCCGGAATTATGCTGCCGTTGTTGATGACGGTTCTTTTGGCAGTCATCTCTGTTGAACGGCGCGGGACAGCGATGGGAATGATCGGGATTGTGATTGCGTTTGGTCCGGCGATCGGGCCTACGTTGTCCGGTTTCTTGTTGGAATATTTTTCCTGGCGTTCATTGTTCCTCACCGTTCTTCCGATTGTCGCTGTGACCATTACAATTGCAGCGCTTTTCCTGAGGAATGTGACCGACCTTCGGAAACCAAAGATCGATGTCTTGTCGATTATATTGTCTTCAGTCGGTTTCGGTTCATTTTTATATGGTTTCAGTATCGCATCGGAAAGTGGCTGGACCAGTCCTGTTGTCATTATCTCGATTATAATCGGTATTCTCGTGATTGGATTATTCATCTGGCGGCAGATTGTACTGGAAACACCAATGCTTGAATTCCGTGTTTTTAAATTCAGGATTTTCACTTTGGCTATTGTCATCACGATGACGGTTCTGATTTCGATGATTGGGGCCGAGACGCTGCTGCCGCTGTTCATGCAAAATGTATTGCAATTTACGCCATTACAATCCGGCTTGATGCTGCTTCCTGGCGCAATCGTAATTGGGATTATGTCGCCGATTACCGGCCGGTTGTTTGATAAGTTTGGAGCTAAGTGGCTGGCATTGATTGGCTTAAGTGTTGTGACGGTTACAACCTTTATGTTTACCAGATTATCGTTGGAAACGTCATTTATGTATTTGACAATTATTTATGCCATCCGTATGTTTGGTTTGTCGTTTGCTTTGATGCCTGTTATGACATCTGCGCTCAACCAGCTTCCGCCGAAATGGTATGCACACGGTTCTGCCATGGCGAATACGCTGCAGCAAATTTCAGCTTCAATCGGTACAGCGATTCTTGTGACCCTTGTCGCTATGGGAACGAATAGTTTTGCTCCGGAATCAGATACGTCTCCGGAACTGACTGGAAGACTTGCGCAAGTTGTTGGATTTGAATGGGCGTTTATGGGCAGCACAATCCTTGCCTTTTTCGCATTTATTTTGGCACTGTTTCTGAAGCCGCCGAAACAGGAAAAAGAAATTGTCCGGCAGATTCACAATCAGGATGCGAGTTAA
- a CDS encoding M20 family metallo-hydrolase, producing the protein MGILYNDLMRGYDTGYNFDGISGERLAERLDAISEIGLTKDSGSHRPGFSGEEKKAKDLAAKWMKDAGLEVRHDGAGNVFGRLPGKNDELPALLSGSHLDSVPNGGHFDGPLGVLTALEVAEAWQATGYQPERPYEVVAFTDEEGARFNGGLHGSEAVVGKSDIEDKLKLVDYNGLNFADVLEHIGLSVDDYLDAKRDQEEIDMFVEVHIEQGKQLEREGLPCGIVTGIAGPCWIELTFTGEAGHAGNTPMKDRKDALVAAAEFIGGVHELPALISDTAVATVGKIDAEPNGVNVIPGSVTLYADIRDIFKETRDNLVDKVLELAEKTADKHQVNIEHVEKMRVAPVPIEDEKQQLLETSFREKNIRPYRLPSGAGHDAMIIGARWPVAMLFTQSKDGISHNPDEWSDMNDCVQTVHVLKNFLEKV; encoded by the coding sequence GTGGGGATTTTGTATAACGATTTAATGAGAGGCTATGATACAGGATATAACTTTGACGGTATTTCCGGTGAGAGGCTGGCTGAACGGCTTGACGCGATTTCTGAAATCGGACTGACAAAAGATTCTGGGTCACACCGTCCGGGTTTTTCCGGGGAAGAGAAAAAGGCAAAAGACCTGGCAGCTAAATGGATGAAAGACGCTGGGCTTGAAGTGCGCCATGATGGAGCAGGCAATGTATTCGGACGTCTGCCCGGTAAGAACGATGAACTGCCGGCGTTGCTGAGCGGTTCACATCTTGACAGCGTTCCGAACGGCGGACACTTTGACGGACCGTTGGGTGTTCTGACCGCTCTGGAAGTAGCAGAAGCTTGGCAAGCAACCGGGTATCAGCCTGAAAGACCATATGAAGTTGTCGCTTTTACGGATGAAGAAGGGGCCAGGTTCAATGGCGGACTGCATGGAAGTGAGGCAGTTGTCGGCAAGAGCGATATCGAGGACAAATTAAAACTTGTCGATTACAATGGATTAAATTTTGCAGACGTGCTGGAACATATCGGCCTAAGTGTCGATGACTATTTAGACGCAAAGCGTGACCAAGAGGAAATTGACATGTTTGTCGAGGTCCATATTGAACAGGGGAAACAGCTGGAACGTGAAGGCTTGCCATGTGGAATAGTAACCGGGATCGCCGGGCCGTGCTGGATTGAATTGACATTTACCGGTGAAGCTGGCCATGCCGGGAATACACCCATGAAGGACCGGAAAGACGCTCTTGTGGCTGCAGCTGAATTTATTGGAGGCGTACACGAGCTCCCGGCTTTAATTAGCGATACGGCGGTGGCGACAGTCGGGAAAATCGATGCTGAGCCTAACGGCGTGAATGTCATTCCCGGCAGTGTGACGCTTTATGCCGATATTCGTGATATTTTTAAGGAGACTAGAGACAATCTTGTTGATAAGGTGCTGGAACTGGCAGAGAAGACAGCTGACAAGCACCAGGTGAATATAGAGCATGTCGAGAAAATGCGTGTTGCACCGGTCCCGATTGAAGACGAAAAGCAGCAGCTTCTGGAGACGTCTTTTCGAGAAAAAAACATCCGGCCATACCGTCTGCCAAGCGGAGCTGGACATGATGCTATGATTATTGGCGCAAGGTGGCCGGTCGCCATGCTGTTTACACAAAGCAAAGACGGTATCAGCCACAATCCGGATGAGTGGTCTGATATGAATGATTGCGTGCAGACTGTTCATGTGCTGAAGAATTTTTTGGAAAAAGTGTAG